A section of the Streptomyces sp. NBC_00178 genome encodes:
- a CDS encoding GNAT family N-acetyltransferase, producing the protein MVDVREGRPEEAGALTGLALRSKAHWGYDEEFLAACRDELTVSPDDTADGRTVVAEEHGRAGRVLGFATLAGEPPEGSLAMMFVEPDAIGRGVGRLLFEHIVVRARRSGFVRLTIDADPNTEAIYTAMGAVRIGSTPSGSVPGRRLPLLELVLR; encoded by the coding sequence ATGGTGGACGTACGGGAAGGGCGGCCCGAGGAGGCCGGCGCACTGACCGGCCTGGCGCTGCGGTCCAAAGCGCACTGGGGGTACGACGAGGAGTTCCTGGCGGCGTGCCGGGACGAACTGACGGTGAGCCCCGACGACACGGCGGACGGCCGCACGGTGGTCGCTGAGGAGCACGGCCGTGCCGGCCGCGTCCTGGGCTTCGCCACGCTGGCCGGAGAGCCACCCGAGGGCTCCCTGGCCATGATGTTCGTCGAGCCGGACGCCATCGGACGGGGCGTGGGGCGGCTCCTGTTCGAGCACATCGTGGTACGGGCGCGGCGGTCCGGGTTCGTACGGCTCACCATCGACGCCGACCCCAACACCGAGGCGATCTACACGGCGATGGGCGCGGTGCGGATCGGCTCGACGCCGTCGGGCTCCGTGCCGGGCCGGAGGCTGCCGCTGCTGGAGCTCGTCCTCAGGTGA
- a CDS encoding superoxide dismutase has product MATYTLPELPYDYAALEPVINPQIIELHHDKHHAAYVKGANDTLEQLEEARDKEAWGAVNGLQKNLAFHLSGHILHSIYWHNMTGDGGGEPLAADGVGDLADAITESFGSYAGFKSQLTKAAATTQGSGWGVLAYEPLSGRLIVEQVYDHQGNVGQGSVPILVFDAWEHAFYLQYKNQKVDFIEAMWRVVNWQDVAKRYAAAKERADVLLLAP; this is encoded by the coding sequence ATGGCCACGTACACGCTTCCGGAACTCCCGTACGACTACGCGGCGCTCGAACCGGTCATCAACCCGCAGATCATCGAGCTCCACCACGACAAGCACCACGCGGCGTACGTCAAGGGTGCGAACGACACCCTGGAGCAGCTGGAGGAGGCCCGCGACAAGGAGGCCTGGGGCGCCGTCAACGGCCTCCAGAAGAACCTCGCCTTCCACCTGTCGGGCCACATCCTGCACTCGATCTACTGGCACAACATGACCGGTGACGGCGGCGGCGAGCCGCTCGCGGCGGACGGAGTGGGCGACCTCGCGGACGCGATCACGGAGTCCTTCGGCTCGTACGCCGGCTTCAAGTCCCAGCTGACGAAGGCCGCGGCGACCACGCAGGGCTCCGGCTGGGGCGTCCTCGCCTACGAGCCCCTCAGCGGCAGGCTGATCGTCGAGCAGGTCTACGACCACCAGGGCAACGTCGGCCAGGGCTCGGTCCCGATCCTGGTCTTCGACGCCTGGGAGCACGCCTTCTACCTGCAGTACAAGAACCAGAAGGTCGACTTCATCGAGGCGATGTGGCGCGTCGTCAACTGGCAGGACGTGGCCAAGCGCTACGCCGCGGCCAAGGAGCGCGCCGACGTACTGCTGCTGGCCCCCTGA